Proteins co-encoded in one Halorussus lipolyticus genomic window:
- a CDS encoding twin-arginine translocation signal domain-containing protein translates to MKGNSQQEEKLSAKNRRKFLKTAGVAAVTAASTPAITSATKPDSHEVYEQSLKLRDQNDWDVYQWRRYLAKRGHNLKTHDKTFTGRSGVSAQRFDCYQCTLFVTFDDLAYEDYAVVDFSWEIDQSDSDDGGQAPLDYATIGYDSDHYSKNQSPYVYYGNYVSDIGDQDSEGATGIAVEWDDEAYLNNEGSDGTASDYWGMYLIPNYSDYDEWERKIYVDLHHIWGDIKLDSVGFSTTGPTLNLTSGTEKWVRETETFEGYMDEGGQHKDTRDKEC, encoded by the coding sequence CGGCGGTTACTGCTGCATCAACGCCAGCTATCACTAGTGCGACCAAGCCGGATTCGCACGAAGTGTACGAGCAGTCGCTAAAACTTCGAGACCAAAACGACTGGGATGTCTACCAATGGCGACGATATCTTGCAAAGAGAGGTCACAACCTCAAGACCCATGACAAGACCTTTACCGGCCGGTCCGGAGTCTCTGCTCAGAGATTTGACTGTTATCAGTGCACTCTCTTTGTGACCTTCGACGATCTTGCGTACGAGGATTACGCAGTAGTTGACTTCTCTTGGGAGATTGACCAGTCAGATAGCGATGATGGCGGACAAGCACCCTTGGACTACGCCACCATCGGCTACGATTCAGATCATTATTCCAAAAACCAGTCCCCCTACGTTTACTACGGAAACTACGTTTCCGACATTGGGGATCAGGACTCAGAAGGTGCAACAGGAATCGCAGTTGAGTGGGATGACGAGGCCTACCTGAATAATGAGGGTTCTGACGGGACTGCATCCGATTATTGGGGGATGTATCTGATTCCGAACTACTCCGACTACGACGAGTGGGAACGGAAAATTTACGTTGACCTCCACCACATCTGGGGTGACATCAAACTGGATAGCGTAGGGTTTAGTACTACAGGTCCAACCCTGAACCTCACTAGCGGAACTGAAAAATGGGTTCGAGAAACGGAAACCTTCGAAGGCTACATGGACGAAGGTGGCCAACATAAGGACACACGGGACAAAGAGTGCTGA